Proteins from a single region of Streptococcus oralis:
- the blpC gene encoding quorum-sensing system pheromone BlpC has product MDKKQNLTSFQELTTTELNQITGGGWWLDSILSILTSNSSNQANRSRNYQQM; this is encoded by the coding sequence ATGGATAAGAAACAAAACCTAACTTCATTTCAAGAATTAACAACTACTGAACTCAATCAAATTACAGGTGGAGGATGGTGGTTAGATTCAATATTAAGCATATTAACATCTAACTCATCAAACCAAGCCAATAGGTCTAGAAATTATCAACAAATGTAA
- a CDS encoding helicase BlpT, with amino-acid sequence MTDTEPIKRAQILITELNKAYQACKQATADDVRFQEQLNNILRFLSKAETMDNRFLIELEKFYQTSSLLMGLSALNPDAPTRAAWRAYDRFHFDQVKTKLSLYGPTIIL; translated from the coding sequence ATGACAGATACAGAACCTATCAAAAGAGCTCAGATTTTGATTACTGAGTTAAACAAAGCCTATCAAGCATGCAAACAGGCAACAGCTGATGACGTTCGCTTTCAGGAGCAACTGAACAATATCCTCCGCTTTCTCTCTAAAGCTGAGACAATGGATAATCGATTCTTGATTGAGCTGGAAAAATTTTACCAAACTTCCAGTCTCCTCATGGGCCTCAGTGCTCTCAATCCAGATGCTCCTACTCGCGCCGCTTGGCGGGCCTATGACCGTTTCCACTTTGACCAAGTCAAGACTAAGTTGAGTCTCTACGGACCAACCATTATCTTGTAG
- a CDS encoding Blp family class II bacteriocin — protein MDTKMMSQFSVIDNEMLDRIEGGIFGVDDAVFWTVGGYVVGRIVDTAIGDFTNQCRKNPHQWFCVRV, from the coding sequence ATGGATACAAAAATGATGTCACAATTTTCTGTTATAGATAATGAAATGCTTGATAGAATAGAGGGAGGAATATTTGGGGTTGATGATGCTGTGTTTTGGACGGTAGGCGGCTATGTTGTAGGTAGAATTGTTGATACAGCAATTGGTGATTTTACGAATCAATGCCGGAAAAATCCTCATCAGTGGTTCTGTGTTCGTGTATAG
- a CDS encoding bacteriocin class II family protein: MNTKMMEQFEIMDTEMLACIEGGDVSGIYRGYAYQDSPFGPYPSILKNSGPFPVSGYCPRGYRDLGYIGAGFHLCGI; the protein is encoded by the coding sequence ATGAATACAAAAATGATGGAACAATTTGAAATTATGGATACTGAAATGCTTGCTTGTATAGAGGGTGGGGATGTATCTGGTATTTATAGAGGGTATGCTTATCAGGACAGTCCATTTGGTCCTTACCCTTCTATATTAAAAAATTCAGGTCCTTTCCCAGTAAGTGGGTACTGCCCGCGTGGTTATCGTGACCTTGGTTATATAGGAGCAGGTTTTCATTTATGTGGAATATAG
- a CDS encoding ABC transporter ATP-binding protein has protein sequence MLEIKNLTGGYVHVPVLKDVSFTVEGGQLVGLIGLNGAGKSTTINEIIGLLTPYSGEIKINGLTLREDATSYRKQIGYIPETPSLYEELTLREHIETVAMAYGIEQKVAFDRVEPLLKMFRLDQKLDWFPVHFSKGMKQKVMITCAFVVDPSLFIVDEPFLGLDPLAISDLIQLLEVEKQKGKSILMSTHVLDSAEKMCDAFVILHKGEVRAQGNLQQLRGAFAMPDASLNDIYLALTKEEDL, from the coding sequence ATGTTAGAAATTAAAAACCTGACAGGTGGCTATGTTCACGTCCCTGTCTTGAAAGATGTGTCCTTTACAGTTGAAGGTGGGCAGTTGGTCGGTTTGATTGGTCTCAATGGTGCTGGGAAATCAACGACAATCAATGAGATTATTGGACTGTTGACACCTTACAGTGGGGAAATTAAGATTAACGGTCTCACCCTGCGAGAAGATGCGACCAGCTATCGCAAGCAGATTGGGTATATCCCAGAAACGCCTAGCTTGTATGAGGAATTGACCCTCAGGGAGCATATTGAGACGGTTGCCATGGCCTATGGTATTGAGCAAAAAGTGGCTTTTGATCGTGTGGAACCTTTGTTAAAAATGTTTCGTTTGGATCAAAAATTAGACTGGTTTCCAGTGCATTTCTCAAAAGGGATGAAGCAGAAGGTCATGATTACCTGTGCTTTTGTCGTAGATCCGAGTCTTTTCATCGTTGATGAGCCTTTTCTTGGCCTCGATCCGCTGGCCATTTCTGACTTGATTCAGCTTCTAGAAGTGGAAAAGCAAAAAGGCAAGTCCATTCTCATGAGTACCCACGTGCTAGACTCAGCAGAAAAGATGTGTGATGCCTTTGTCATTCTCCACAAGGGAGAGGTTCGGGCTCAGGGGAACCTCCAGCAACTGCGGGGTGCTTTTGCCATGCCTGATGCTAGTTTGAATGATATTTACTTGGCTCTAACCAAAGAGGAGGACCTATGA
- a CDS encoding LytTR family DNA-binding domain-containing protein — MNYIIIQKEKEIFKLNIKDIYYIQTHPSKAHTVQIVTENASFDLFQNLSNLEKQYGETLTRCHRNCLVNLERLKSMDIQRKTLFLGEEGRYAVQYARRRYRDIRQKWLKQGE; from the coding sequence ATGAACTATATCATCATCCAAAAAGAGAAAGAAATTTTCAAATTAAACATAAAGGATATCTACTATATCCAAACGCATCCAAGTAAAGCCCATACCGTGCAGATTGTTACAGAAAACGCTAGCTTTGATCTGTTTCAAAATTTAAGCAATCTTGAGAAACAATATGGGGAAACCTTGACGAGATGTCATCGAAATTGTCTGGTCAACCTTGAACGACTAAAATCCATGGATATCCAAAGAAAGACTCTTTTTCTTGGAGAAGAAGGTCGATATGCTGTTCAGTATGCCAGACGTCGCTATAGAGACATTCGCCAAAAATGGTTGAAACAAGGAGAGTAA
- a CDS encoding HIT family protein, whose product MSDCIFCKIIAGEIPASKVYEDEQVLAFLDISQVTPGHTLIVPKEHYRNLLEMDAASASQLFAQVPTVAQKVMKATKAAGMNIIANCEEVAGQTVFHTHVHLVPRYGAEDDLKIDFIAHEPDFDKLAQVAETIKNA is encoded by the coding sequence ATGTCAGATTGCATTTTTTGTAAGATTATCGCAGGAGAGATTCCTGCTTCAAAAGTATACGAAGATGAGCAGGTTCTTGCCTTTCTTGATATCTCTCAAGTAACGCCTGGACACACCCTCATTGTACCAAAAGAGCACTATCGCAATCTTTTAGAAATGGATGCTGCCAGCGCCAGTCAACTCTTTGCCCAGGTGCCAACAGTGGCTCAAAAAGTCATGAAGGCTACCAAGGCTGCTGGCATGAATATCATTGCTAACTGTGAAGAAGTTGCTGGTCAAACAGTCTTTCATACTCACGTGCATCTCGTACCTCGCTACGGTGCAGAAGATGACCTCAAGATTGACTTTATCGCCCACGAACCCGACTTTGACAAACTTGCCCAAGTCGCCGAAACCATTAAAAACGCTTAA
- a CDS encoding thioredoxin domain-containing protein, which produces MKKQKIKSLLLVPLVFASITTGVVYAEEQTTSSIQANDSSLVAPDLPSAKENVEHKPSVVTPEEYEQNVAEFKKIDIEAVRQSFTGDQLEHTIYFGRKTCSHCRQFSPELKEFNNLIEKKLEYYDLDGKDFDGEAREFLFKKVGIPGTPTILYLRNGHPISGWVGGGATAQQVYDYMYSRNSPKQTETVASSEDTVTGSVRDDKTGEVKNSKENSTNNSDNREPLKDNIPPSNTITVQSEDLVMIDKKKRGESSQTISENTEKLQTTLSKVEGNDSPSKTTHLSKQLLPNTGVEESYNLLRLAVALLITSGMIKWRQRIHK; this is translated from the coding sequence ATGAAGAAACAAAAGATAAAATCGCTATTACTTGTACCACTTGTATTTGCATCTATTACTACGGGTGTTGTATATGCAGAAGAACAGACTACTTCATCTATCCAGGCGAATGATAGTTCTCTTGTGGCACCAGATTTGCCATCGGCTAAGGAAAATGTGGAGCATAAACCTTCCGTTGTAACTCCCGAGGAGTATGAGCAGAATGTTGCGGAATTTAAAAAGATAGATATTGAAGCCGTTCGTCAATCTTTTACTGGGGACCAATTGGAACATACTATATATTTTGGTAGAAAAACATGCTCTCATTGTCGTCAATTTTCTCCTGAATTGAAAGAATTTAATAACCTGATTGAAAAGAAGTTAGAGTATTATGATTTGGATGGTAAAGATTTTGACGGGGAAGCGAGAGAGTTTCTATTTAAAAAAGTCGGTATTCCAGGAACACCAACAATTTTGTATTTAAGAAATGGACATCCGATATCTGGATGGGTTGGTGGGGGAGCGACTGCACAACAGGTGTATGATTATATGTACTCGAGAAACTCACCTAAGCAAACGGAGACAGTGGCATCTTCTGAGGATACAGTAACTGGAAGTGTCCGTGATGATAAAACAGGAGAGGTGAAGAATTCAAAGGAAAATTCGACCAATAACAGTGATAACAGAGAGCCATTGAAGGATAATATTCCTCCTTCTAACACTATAACTGTTCAGTCTGAAGATTTGGTAATGATAGATAAAAAGAAGCGAGGGGAGTCATCTCAGACGATTTCTGAAAATACTGAGAAGTTACAAACTACTTTATCCAAGGTTGAGGGGAATGATTCTCCCTCCAAAACCACTCATTTGAGTAAACAATTACTACCTAATACAGGAGTGGAAGAAAGTTACAATCTATTACGTCTAGCGGTTGCACTCTTAATTACTTCAGGTATGATTAAGTGGAGACAAAGAATTCATAAATAA
- a CDS encoding immunity protein yields MKTFLAKKRNIFLARLFLCQLLLLVSTYLFLSRQFLHFSLIFQLLLVIINLASILVTVYLTREMRIREFEDDDLVSPRINQLMFIGLTGFMCIICLYRGITVTESYQQLIVYIGAILCLIIMFLLIWGLKYYKK; encoded by the coding sequence ATGAAAACTTTTCTTGCTAAAAAACGGAATATCTTCCTTGCGAGATTGTTCCTATGTCAGTTGCTTTTGCTTGTCTCTACTTATCTATTTTTATCTCGTCAGTTTTTACATTTTTCCTTAATTTTTCAATTGCTTCTAGTTATTATTAACTTAGCTTCTATTTTGGTTACTGTTTATCTCACTAGGGAGATGAGGATAAGAGAGTTTGAAGATGATGATTTGGTTAGTCCTAGAATCAATCAACTTATGTTCATCGGCTTGACAGGCTTTATGTGTATTATTTGTTTGTATAGAGGTATCACAGTAACAGAATCCTATCAGCAATTAATTGTCTACATTGGCGCTATTCTCTGCTTGATTATCATGTTTCTGCTCATTTGGGGATTGAAGTATTATAAAAAGTAG
- a CDS encoding bacteriocin secretion accessory protein, whose product MNPNLFRSVEFYQRRYHNYATVLIIPLSLLFTFIVIFSLVATKEITVTSQGEVTPTSVIASIQSTSDNPILANHLVANQVVEKGDLLIKYSETMEESQKTALETQLQRLEKQKEGLGILKQSLEKNTDLFSGEDEFGYYNTFMNFTKQAHDIELGISKTNTEVSNQANLANSSSSAIEQEITKIQQQIGEYQELRDAIINKRARLPTGNPHQSTLNSYLVASQGQTQGAIEEQFLSQINQSVTGLESSIASLKIQQAGIGSVATYDNSLETKIEVLRTQFLQTTSQQQLAVENQLTELKVQLDQATQRLENNTLTAPSKGIVHLNSEFEGKNRIPTGTEIAQIFPIITDTREVLITYYVSSDYLPLLDKGQTVRLKLEKIGNHGITIIGQLQSIDQTPTRTEQGNLFKLTALAKLSGEDSKLIQYGLQGRVTSVTAKKTYFDYFKDKILTHSN is encoded by the coding sequence ATGAATCCTAATCTTTTTAGAAGCGTCGAGTTTTATCAGAGACGTTACCATAATTATGCGACAGTATTGATCATACCACTTTCATTACTGTTTACTTTCATCGTGATTTTCTCCCTTGTTGCTACAAAAGAGATTACTGTTACATCGCAAGGAGAAGTCACTCCTACAAGTGTCATTGCATCCATTCAGTCAACCAGTGATAATCCTATCTTAGCTAATCATTTAGTGGCAAATCAAGTAGTTGAAAAAGGTGACTTACTCATCAAATACTCTGAAACAATGGAAGAAAGTCAGAAAACTGCCTTAGAAACTCAGTTACAAAGACTTGAGAAGCAAAAAGAAGGACTTGGAATTTTGAAACAAAGCTTAGAAAAAAATACCGATCTTTTTTCTGGTGAGGATGAGTTTGGCTACTATAATACCTTTATGAATTTTACTAAACAAGCTCATGATATTGAGCTGGGTATCTCAAAGACTAACACTGAAGTTTCAAATCAAGCCAATCTTGCTAATAGCAGTTCATCAGCTATCGAACAAGAAATTACAAAAATTCAACAACAAATTGGAGAATATCAAGAGCTGAGAGATGCTATCATAAACAAAAGAGCACGCTTACCGACTGGCAATCCACACCAGTCAACCTTGAATAGTTATCTGGTAGCATCACAAGGACAAACACAAGGAGCTATAGAAGAGCAATTTTTATCTCAAATCAATCAAAGTGTTACAGGCCTTGAATCATCTATCGCAAGTCTCAAAATTCAGCAAGCTGGTATCGGAAGTGTAGCAACTTATGATAATAGTTTAGAAACCAAAATTGAAGTACTTCGTACTCAGTTTTTACAAACAACTTCTCAGCAACAACTAGCTGTGGAAAATCAACTAACAGAATTAAAAGTACAACTAGATCAAGCGACACAGCGCTTGGAAAACAATACCTTAACCGCTCCAAGTAAAGGTATCGTTCATCTGAACAGCGAATTTGAAGGTAAAAATAGAATTCCAACTGGTACAGAAATTGCTCAAATATTCCCTATTATAACAGATACAAGAGAAGTACTAATCACTTACTACGTATCATCTGACTATCTCCCCTTACTAGATAAAGGACAAACTGTAAGATTAAAACTTGAGAAGATTGGAAATCACGGTATTACCATCATCGGCCAACTTCAGAGCATTGATCAAACTCCCACCAGAACAGAGCAAGGAAATCTCTTTAAATTAACCGCTCTTGCAAAACTATCTGGTGAGGACAGTAAACTCATCCAATATGGTCTACAAGGTCGCGTCACTAGTGTAACTGCAAAGAAAACATATTTTGATTATTTCAAAGATAAAATTTTAACACATTCTAATTAA
- the blpA gene encoding peptide cleavage/export ABC transporter BlpA has translation MTSYKRTFVPQIDARDCGVATLASIAKFYGSDFSLAHLRELAKTNKEGTTALGIVKAADEMGFETRPVQADKTLFDMSDVPYPFIVHVNKEGKLQHYYVVYQTKKDYLIIGDPDPSVKITKMSKERFFSEWTGVAIFLAPKPSYQPHKDKKNGLLSFLPLIFKQKSLIAYIVLSSLLVTIINIGGSYYLQGILDEYIPNQMRSTLGIISIGLIITYILQQAMSFSRDYLLTVLSQRLSIDVILAYIRHIFELPMSFFATRRTGEIISRFTDANSIIDALASTILSLLLDVSILILVGSVLLAQNPNLFLLSLISIPIYIFIIFSFMKPFEKMNHDVMQSNSMVSSAIIEDINGIETIKSLTSEENRYQNIDSEFVDYLEKSFKLTKYSILQTNLKQGTKLVLNIFILWFGAQLVMSSKISIGQLITFNTLLSYFTTPMENIINLQTKLQSAKVANNRLNEVYLVESEFQVQENPVHSNFLMGDIEFDDLSYKYGFGRDTLTDINLTIKEGDKVSLVGVSGSGKTTLAKMIVNFFDPYKGQITINHQDIKNIDKKILRRHINYLPQQAYIFNGSILENLTLGGNSMISQEDILKACELAEIRQDIERMPMGYQTQLSDGAGLSGGQKQRIALARALLTKSPVLILDEATSALDVLTEKKVIDNLMSLTDKTILFVAHRLSIAERTNRVIVLDQGKIIEVGSHQELIQAQGFYHHLFNK, from the coding sequence ATGACTTCTTATAAACGTACATTTGTTCCTCAAATAGATGCTAGAGACTGTGGTGTCGCTACCTTAGCCTCGATTGCTAAATTCTATGGTTCAGATTTTTCTCTAGCTCACTTGAGAGAACTTGCAAAGACCAATAAAGAAGGGACTACTGCTCTTGGCATTGTAAAAGCCGCTGATGAAATGGGCTTTGAAACAAGGCCTGTTCAAGCAGATAAAACGCTCTTTGATATGAGCGATGTCCCCTATCCATTTATCGTTCACGTTAACAAAGAAGGGAAACTCCAACATTACTATGTTGTCTATCAAACAAAGAAAGACTATCTGATTATTGGTGATCCTGATCCTTCTGTAAAAATCACCAAAATGTCAAAAGAACGCTTTTTCTCTGAATGGACTGGAGTAGCTATTTTTCTAGCTCCCAAACCCAGCTATCAACCCCATAAAGATAAAAAGAATGGTCTACTGAGCTTCCTCCCTCTGATTTTCAAACAAAAATCTCTCATTGCTTACATTGTTCTCTCAAGCTTATTGGTCACTATTATCAATATCGGTGGTTCTTATTATCTCCAAGGAATCTTGGATGAGTACATCCCAAATCAGATGAGATCAACTTTAGGAATCATCTCAATTGGTCTAATTATCACCTATATTCTCCAACAAGCCATGAGCTTCTCCAGAGATTATCTCCTAACTGTTCTGAGTCAGAGATTAAGCATTGATGTAATTTTGGCCTATATTCGCCATATCTTTGAACTTCCTATGTCTTTCTTTGCGACACGTCGTACAGGGGAAATCATTTCACGATTCACAGATGCCAACTCTATTATAGATGCCTTAGCTTCTACCATTCTCTCTCTTCTTCTTGATGTTTCCATTCTGATCCTTGTAGGGAGTGTCTTACTGGCACAAAATCCTAACCTCTTTCTTCTTTCTCTTATTTCTATCCCTATTTACATATTCATCATCTTTTCTTTTATGAAACCTTTTGAAAAAATGAACCATGATGTCATGCAAAGTAATTCTATGGTTAGTTCTGCTATTATCGAAGATATCAACGGGATCGAAACCATCAAGTCACTCACAAGTGAAGAAAATCGCTACCAAAATATTGACAGTGAATTTGTCGATTATTTGGAAAAATCCTTTAAACTTACTAAATATTCTATTTTACAAACTAATTTAAAACAAGGAACAAAGTTAGTTCTTAATATCTTTATCCTATGGTTTGGTGCTCAATTAGTCATGTCGAGTAAGATTTCTATCGGTCAGCTGATTACCTTTAATACACTTCTTTCTTACTTTACAACTCCTATGGAAAATATTATCAACCTACAAACTAAACTCCAATCTGCGAAGGTTGCTAATAACCGCTTGAACGAGGTCTACTTAGTCGAATCTGAATTTCAAGTTCAAGAAAATCCTGTTCATTCAAATTTTTTGATGGGCGATATTGAATTTGATGACCTTTCTTATAAGTATGGTTTTGGGCGAGATACCTTAACAGATATCAATCTAACGATTAAAGAAGGTGATAAGGTTAGCCTAGTTGGAGTTAGTGGTTCTGGTAAAACAACTCTAGCCAAAATGATTGTCAACTTCTTTGACCCTTACAAAGGACAGATTACCATCAATCATCAGGATATTAAAAATATTGATAAAAAAATCTTGCGACGTCATATTAATTACCTGCCCCAACAAGCCTATATCTTTAATGGCTCTATCTTGGAAAACTTAACCTTGGGCGGTAATAGTATGATTAGCCAAGAAGATATTCTAAAAGCTTGCGAATTAGCTGAAATCCGTCAAGATATTGAAAGAATGCCTATGGGCTATCAAACTCAACTTTCTGATGGAGCAGGTCTGTCAGGAGGACAGAAGCAACGAATCGCCCTCGCTCGTGCTCTTTTAACTAAATCTCCTGTTTTAATACTAGATGAAGCTACTAGTGCTCTCGATGTTTTGACTGAGAAAAAGGTTATAGATAATCTTATGTCCCTAACTGATAAAACCATTCTCTTTGTAGCCCATCGTCTAAGTATAGCCGAACGGACTAACCGTGTCATTGTTCTTGACCAAGGGAAAATCATTGAAGTTGGTAGTCATCAAGAGTTAATACAGGCGCAAGGCTTCTACCATCATCTATTCAACAAATAA
- a CDS encoding response regulator transcription factor → MRIFVLEDDFSQQVRIETTIEKLLKKQSIIPSSFEVFGKPDQLLAEVDEKGVHQLFFLDIEIRNEEMKGLEVARKIRDRDPYALIVFVTTHSEFMPLSFRYQVSALDYIDKALSTEEFESRIETALLYANSQDSKSLAEDCFYFKSKFAQFQYPFKEVYYLETSPRAHRVILYTKTDRLEFTASLEEVLKQEPRLLQCHRSFLINPANVVQLDKKEKLLFFPNGGSCLIARYKVREVSEAINNLH, encoded by the coding sequence ATGAGAATATTTGTTTTAGAAGATGACTTTTCCCAACAAGTTAGAATTGAAACGACGATTGAAAAACTTTTGAAAAAACAGAGTATCATTCCTAGTTCTTTTGAAGTCTTTGGGAAACCAGACCAACTGCTGGCAGAGGTGGATGAGAAGGGGGTGCATCAGCTTTTCTTTTTGGATATTGAGATTCGAAACGAAGAGATGAAGGGGCTAGAAGTGGCTAGAAAGATTCGGGATCGGGATCCTTATGCTCTAATCGTCTTTGTGACAACTCACTCGGAGTTTATGCCCCTGTCCTTTCGCTACCAAGTGTCAGCTTTGGACTACATTGATAAGGCCTTGTCGACAGAGGAGTTTGAATCTCGGATCGAGACAGCCCTCCTCTATGCCAATAGTCAAGATAGTAAAAGTCTGGCGGAAGATTGCTTTTACTTTAAATCAAAATTTGCTCAATTCCAGTATCCCTTTAAAGAGGTTTACTATCTCGAAACGTCGCCTAGAGCCCATCGTGTTATTCTCTATACCAAGACGGATAGGTTGGAATTTACAGCGAGTTTAGAGGAGGTTCTCAAGCAGGAACCCCGTCTCTTGCAGTGCCACCGCTCTTTTCTCATCAATCCTGCCAATGTGGTTCAATTGGATAAGAAAGAAAAACTCCTTTTCTTTCCCAATGGTGGAAGCTGTCTAATCGCGCGTTATAAGGTCAGGGAAGTGTCTGAGGCTATCAATAACTTACACTGA
- a CDS encoding ABC transporter permease, whose translation MKDLFLRRKQAFRKECVGYLRYVLNDHFVLFLLVLIGFLAYQYSQLLQHFPENHWPILLFLGIVSALLLAWGGIATYMEGPDKLFLLVSEEEVKSHLKGQTVRSLVFWLFVQTLFLLLFAPLFLAMGYGFPVFLIYVVLLGAGKYLLFRQKASKFYTETGLNWDYVIAQESKRKQVLLRFFALFTQVKGVSNSVKRRAYLDFILKVVQKVPGKIWQNLYLRSYLRNGDLFALSLRLLLLSLLALIFIEQSWIATAVVVLFNYLMLFQLLALYRAFDYQYLTQLFPLEKGEKEKGLQEVIRGLTGFVLLVQLIVGLITLQEKLALLALLGAGLVLQILYLPYQVKRQMQD comes from the coding sequence ATGAAAGACTTGTTTTTAAGGAGAAAGCAGGCTTTTCGTAAGGAGTGTGTTGGTTATCTGCGTTATGTTCTCAATGATCACTTTGTCTTGTTCCTGCTAGTTCTCATTGGTTTTCTAGCTTACCAGTACAGTCAACTCTTGCAACATTTTCCTGAAAATCATTGGCCTATCCTCTTGTTTTTGGGGATTGTATCTGCCTTGCTTTTGGCTTGGGGAGGAATCGCGACCTATATGGAAGGACCTGACAAGCTCTTTCTCTTAGTCAGTGAAGAGGAGGTTAAGTCCCACCTCAAAGGACAGACAGTGCGCTCGCTAGTCTTTTGGCTCTTTGTCCAAACCCTTTTCTTGCTTTTATTTGCGCCCTTGTTTTTAGCCATGGGCTATGGTTTTCCAGTCTTTCTCATCTATGTTGTTTTATTGGGAGCTGGAAAATATCTCCTCTTTCGCCAAAAAGCCAGTAAATTTTATACTGAGACTGGTCTCAACTGGGACTATGTGATTGCCCAAGAAAGCAAACGCAAGCAAGTTTTGCTTCGTTTCTTTGCTCTCTTTACTCAGGTCAAGGGCGTTTCAAATAGTGTCAAACGTCGCGCTTATCTAGATTTCATCCTTAAAGTAGTTCAGAAAGTGCCTGGGAAGATCTGGCAAAATCTCTATCTTCGTTCTTATCTGCGAAATGGAGACCTCTTTGCCCTCAGTCTCCGTCTCTTGCTCCTATCCTTGTTAGCTTTGATCTTTATCGAGCAGTCTTGGATTGCGACGGCAGTGGTTGTCCTGTTTAATTACCTTATGCTCTTCCAGTTGTTGGCTCTCTATCGTGCTTTTGACTACCAGTATTTGACCCAGCTCTTTCCACTAGAAAAAGGGGAGAAAGAGAAGGGACTACAGGAAGTTATCCGAGGATTGACAGGTTTTGTTTTATTGGTTCAGCTGATAGTTGGTTTGATTACCCTCCAAGAAAAACTAGCTCTTCTAGCCCTGCTTGGAGCTGGACTGGTCCTGCAAATCTTGTATCTCCCTTATCAGGTGAAACGTCAGATGCAGGACTAA
- a CDS encoding sensor histidine kinase, producing MELVWKIVYAFLISGLELFIFFKVDGIVLTLERVFKAFLFKILLAVVFVTISYIVGNAYLSYFVEPLYGIGLSFLFLRGFSKKLLLFYGLFPMILVNLFYRGISYFVLPFLGQGQVYDDLSFIWLFIKIFICFISLAFLKWLDYDFTSLRREILDKDFQKSLTKINWIMGAYYLVMQSLSYLEYVQDIQSTTIRHLILVFYLLFFMGIIKKLDTYLKEKLQEKLNQEQVLRYREMERYSRHIEELYKEVRSFRHDYANLLTSLRLGIEEEDMEQIKEVYNSVLKDSVQKFQDNKYDLGRLVNIRDRALKSLLAGKFIKAREKDIVFNVEVPEEIQVEGMSLLDFLTIVSILCDNAIEASAEASQPHVSIAFLKNGEQEIFIIENSIKEEGIDVSEIFSFGVSSKGEERGVGLYTVRKIVESYPNASLNTTCQNQVFRQVLTMLSIE from the coding sequence ATGGAATTAGTTTGGAAGATAGTATATGCGTTTTTGATATCTGGATTGGAATTGTTTATATTTTTTAAGGTGGATGGAATTGTTCTGACTCTGGAGAGAGTTTTTAAGGCCTTTCTTTTTAAGATACTTTTGGCAGTTGTTTTTGTAACGATTAGCTATATAGTAGGAAATGCTTACCTATCTTATTTTGTGGAACCCTTGTACGGCATAGGTTTATCTTTCTTGTTTTTAAGAGGGTTTTCTAAAAAACTCCTTCTATTTTATGGTCTCTTTCCAATGATATTGGTAAATCTCTTTTATAGAGGAATCTCCTATTTTGTGCTTCCATTTTTGGGGCAAGGGCAAGTGTACGATGACCTCTCTTTTATTTGGTTATTTATAAAAATTTTCATTTGCTTTATTTCTCTAGCCTTTTTGAAATGGTTAGACTATGATTTTACTAGCTTGAGAAGGGAGATTCTAGACAAAGATTTTCAAAAGTCTCTGACTAAGATTAACTGGATAATGGGAGCCTACTATCTAGTGATGCAAAGTTTGTCTTATTTAGAATATGTACAAGATATTCAATCAACGACTATTCGCCATCTGATTCTGGTGTTTTACTTGCTCTTTTTTATGGGGATTATCAAGAAATTGGATACCTACTTGAAGGAAAAACTTCAGGAGAAACTGAACCAAGAGCAGGTTTTGCGCTATAGAGAAATGGAGCGGTATAGTCGGCATATAGAGGAACTTTACAAGGAAGTACGGAGCTTTCGTCATGATTATGCCAACCTCTTGACTAGCCTACGCCTAGGTATTGAAGAGGAGGATATGGAGCAGATAAAAGAGGTCTACAACTCCGTTTTAAAGGACTCCGTCCAGAAATTTCAGGACAATAAATATGACCTTGGACGGTTGGTGAATATTCGTGATCGTGCCCTCAAAAGTCTCCTTGCAGGAAAATTTATAAAAGCCAGAGAAAAGGATATTGTCTTTAATGTCGAAGTTCCTGAGGAGATTCAAGTTGAGGGGATGAGTCTGCTTGATTTTTTAACTATCGTATCTATCCTTTGTGACAATGCTATTGAAGCCAGTGCAGAGGCTAGTCAACCTCATGTTTCAATCGCCTTTTTAAAAAATGGAGAACAGGAGATCTTTATCATTGAAAACTCCATCAAAGAAGAGGGCATAGATGTTTCTGAAATCTTCTCTTTTGGAGTTAGTTCTAAAGGGGAGGAACGAGGTGTTGGTCTCTATACCGTCAGGAAGATTGTTGAAAGTTATCCCAATGCTAGTCTCAATACAACCTGTCAAAATCAAGTCTTTCGTCAGGTTTTGACAATGTTATCAATTGAATGA